A section of the Triplophysa dalaica isolate WHDGS20190420 chromosome 8, ASM1584641v1, whole genome shotgun sequence genome encodes:
- the map2 gene encoding microtubule-associated protein 2 isoform X6, which translates to MMILVSILEMNIYHIFTFKSLFCFLTIFLQLILTKAVKLQKGQNHLEQVSARIVQEVTAEAVAVLKGEQELNPDSAVRLPSVEDSANLPPSPPPSPAAEHFGPLEQDVGDEEEAGPLRRFQNSRERCKFLAPSISVSVPEDDPYHSDEEYYEHPLFSPEWTRSGSRPPGQAAAFRQIEEEETIESLSAAEEEEEETSEAAATAAALEEQEEEEEEEEEQWSGEEPEQESPSELPERAEVIGEAQALPGLQSEVHTQAAIAANKAPNGRVEEAGGHESPAEALKMEAERTDPIGMDFTESAMHLDDLPSYESLARDTDMPESPFAKTYPMRDFELPPSGLGHAKEPLEAPLERPDGQSCDVIEPLTEKTCDLSNIHKTESGHAQDKQMEVTAMAKPDELEGDMKDKSGMSAYFETTTIKTDAARSQGEGYYELSTTSEEQKVSLGNLPLPEISYSSLAQTQFLEVNPDLSKSTADTIKTTSPVDRRDDSRLSPGKLALEQRSYSLNITIGAMDHDVQGRPRNFSPLATDIMSHTSGSLDESADYLPATTPSVDKIPQFPSTIMETTTPSSPPAQTTVSDGSKSPQAESPESPVQVKGFYKNGTVMAPDLPEMLDLAGSRSRLASDNADPEMLRRKSVPMDMTSMVSDSLEYLLKSEPSQMAAKREMQLEEQGYCVFSEYSGPMPSPADVHSPMDTSPHIFNTVISEEKELGFVGERECLWSDDLKTEELVAPQVKEEEVMRSKEDSFERESAVAEKSTTETQQDKVDPFKAETLQEISVTSPENENEHLDKQIETFITPKVTVTLEDAKPDLDAIFAAETEAEIADYERQIRKLEMEDRPLSMEEERELQELREKVKNKPDLVHQEAYEEVDAEDVYQLTGVAKDRIARPLRPSPASSVESATEEEKIHIVETEKPKSPEVLKADPNRLSPVGSFEKYFREERPSEQEVKQKDTVESLKEKAVEEQPTPAFSKTEEKPSEQQVIQKDTIVESLEEKPVEEQPHPVPSETAEAPVDTTVIQEIEEDVEIAEEPEEIIPETKPALEEKPVADKLEPDEIAVEKDEVNVVENEELEEELLEGAKAAEDIVESRAAIESVVMVEDDFITVVQTIDEGEVSGHSVRFSAPNEEERPKLLDEEEEEESVEMAQEVEIEAASVEEIVDVPEQNEPPVCPVKEIEIQESEAPSQSYDDYKDETTIDDSILDSSWMDTQADDDKSLATEKIEPLPKASPVKKPHAEKPVKQKTKGSRVKGRIMTPERKHVRKEPVPIQKEEMKKKKAVIKKPDFTKKSDIQTCSPSRKGVVKTTVRHPRPTQHHACVKRKPTVSADGRLPFSVARHSRDRASTSNSTTLTKIPTSKMRAAALVPARPYTVCSSNKNSPMGEGDLNEPRPSSAGQQVSVNVLVVKDGGSRSPEKRSSLPRPASILTRRQHTGDHEESSTSITSSGSTAPRRPTSFRTEVRAEHRTGRSSSMTGTEAARSRSVGNSTPRTPGSTAITPGTPPSYSCRTPGTPRTPGTPKSLSLLSQEKKVAILRTPPKSPATTPKQLRILNQPLPDLKNVKSKIGSTDNIKYQPKGGQIQILNKKLDLGHVSSKCRSKDNLKHSPQGGNVHIPTNKIDLSHVTSKCGSLDNIRHKPGGGNVRIGSVKLDFREKAHAKVGSLDNAHHTPGGGQIQIESHKLMFRDTAKARVDHGADIVIETAGLSGGTSPHRHSHMSSSGSINMLESPQLATLAEDVTAALAKQGL; encoded by the exons aacatttatcatatatttactttcaaatctcttttttgttttcttactaTTTTTTTACAGCTCATATTGACGAAGGCTGTCAAGCTACAAAAAGGACAAAATCATTTGG AACAAGTGTCAGCGCGGATCGTGCAGGAGGTAACAGCTGAAGCGGTCGCGGTTCTCAAAGGAGAGCAGGAGCTGAATCCGGACTCTGCCGTCAGGCTGCCCTCAG TGGAAGACTCTGCAAACCTGCCGCCCTCTCCTCCACCGTCTCCGGCAGCAGAGCATTTTGGACCGCTGGAACAAG ATGTAGGGGATGAGGAGGAAGCAGGTCCTCTCCGCCGCTTCCAAAATTCTCGCGAGAGGTGCAAGTTCCTCGCCCCCTCCATCTCAGTGTCTGTGCCTGAGGATGACCCCTACCACTCTGATGAGGAATACTATGAACACCCTTTATTCAGCCCAGAGTGGACGCGCTCGGGCTCTCGCCCCCCAGGGCAGGCCGCCGCGTTTAGACAGATCGAAG AAGAGGAGACCATAGAGAGTCTCTCAGCTgcggaggaggaagaggaggagactTCGGAAGCcgcagcaacagcagcagctCTAGAGGAacaggaggaggaagaggaggaagaggaggagcaGTGGAGTGGGGAGGAGCCTGAACAGGAATCCCCATCCGAGCTCCCAGAACGGGCAGAGGTCATAGGCGAGGCCCAGGCTCTGCCCGGCCTGCAGTCCGAGGTTCATACACAGGCAGCTATAGCTGCCAACAAGGCCCCTAATGGGCGAGTTGAGGAGGCAGGGGGGCATGAAAGCCCTGCAGAAG CTTTGAAGATGGAAGCGGAGAGGACAGATCCCATTGGCATGGACTTCACTGAATCTGCAATGCACCTAGATGATCTCCCATCCTACGAGAGTCTTGCCAGAGACACAGATATGCCAGAAAGCCCCTTTGCTAAAACATATCCCATGCGGGATTTTGAATTGCCTCCAAGTGGCCTGGGTCATGCCAAAGAACCTTTAGAAGCTCCATTGGAAAGGCCTGATGGGCAGAGTTGTGACGTGATAGAGCCTTTAACCGAAAAAACATGTGACTTAAGCAATATACACAAGACTGAATCAGGTCATGCACAAGACAAACAAATGGAAGTCACAGCCATGGCAAAACCTGATGAACTAGAAGGGGACATGAAGGACAAATCTGGAATGTCTGCTTATTTTGAGACCACTACAATTAAGACCGATGCTGCCAGGTCTCAAGGGGAAGGTTATTATGAGCTGAGTACTACATCGGAGGAGCAGAAAGTCTCTCTTGGTAACCTCCCGCTTCCTGAAATCAGCTACAGTTCCCTAGCTCAAACACAGTTCTTGGAAGTCAATCCGGATCTTTCAAAAAGTACTGCAGACACAATTAAGACTACTTCACCGGTAGACAGAAGAGATGACAGTAGGCTGTCTCCTGGAAAACTGGCTCTAGAGCAGAGAAGCTACTCTTTGAATATCACCATTGGTGCAATGGATCATGATGTCCAAGGGCGACCCAGGAACTTCTCTCCGTTAGCTACCGACATCATGTCTCATACTAGCGGGAGCCTTGACGAATCTGCTGATTATCTTCCTGCCACCACTCCGTCAGTGGATAAAATACCTCAATTTCCTTCTACGATCATGGAGACAACTACTCCATCATCTCCACCTGCCCAAACCACAGTCAGTGATGGCAGTAAGAGTCCACAAGCTGAGTCCCCAGAATCACCTGTCCAAGTGAAGGGCTTTTACAAGAACGGCACAGTCATGGCCCCAGATCTGCCTGAAATGTTGGATCTGGCCGGATCGCGATCAAGGCTAGCATCTGACAATGCTGATCCAGAAATGTTGAGGAGGAAGTCTGTTCCTATGGACATGACTTCTATGGTGAGTGATTCCTTAGAATATTTACTGAAAAGTGAGCCGAGTCAAATGGCCGCAAAGAGGGAAATGCAACTGGAGGAGCAAGGTTATTGTGTCTTTAGTGAATACTCTGGTCCTATGCCATCCCCTGCAGATGTGCACAGTCCAATGGATACTTCTCCTCATATCTTTAACACTGTGATTTCAGAGGAGAAGGAACTTGGTTTTGTTGGTGAAAGGGAGTGTTTGTGGTCTGATGATCTGAAGACAGAAGAGTTAGTTGCACCACaagtaaaagaagaagaagtAATGCGAAGTAAGGAAGATTCATTTGAAAGAGAGAGTGCAGTTGCTGAAAAATCTACTACTGAGACTCAGCAAGATAAAGTTGATCCCTTCAAGGCTGAAACTTTGCAAGAAATTAGTGTAACGTCACCTGAAAATGAGAACGAACACTTAGACAAACAAATTGAAACTTTTATTACCCCAAAGGTGACTGTTACTCTGGAAGATGCAAAGCCTGACCTTGATGCTATATTTGCAGCTGAAACAGAAGCCGAAATAGCTGACTACGAGAGGCAAATACGCAAATTAGAAATGGAGGACCGCCCTTTAAGCATGGAGGAGGAAAGAGAGCTCCAAGAGCTCAGAGAGAAGGTTAAGAATAAACCAGACCTTGTTCACCAGGAAGCCTATGAAGAGGTTGATGCGGAAGATGTGTATCAACTCACTGGAGTTGCGAAGGACAGGATTGCCAGACCTCTCAGACCATCCCCAGCATCTTCAGTAGAAAGTGCTACAGAGGAGGAGAAAATCCACATTGTTGAGACTGAAAAACCTAAATCACCAGAGGTTCTAAAAGCAGATCCTAATAGATTATCCCCCGTTGGATCTTTTGAGAAGTATTTTAGAGAGGAGAGGCCTTCTGAGCAGGAGGTAAAGCAGAAAGACACAGTGGAATCCCTCAAGGAGAAAGCTGTTGAGGAGCAACCAACACCAGCTTTTTCAAAGACAGAGGAGAAACCTTCTGAGCAACAGGTAATTCAGAAAGATACTATCGTGGAGTCCCTTGAAGAAAAACCTGTGGAGGAGCAACCTCACCCAGTACCTTCAGAGACAGCGGAGGCTCCTGTAGACACCACTGTAATTCAAGAAATTGAGGAAGATGTTGAAATTGCTGAGGAGCCTGAAGAGATCATCCCAGAAACAAAACCAGCCCTAGAAGAGAAACCAGTGGCAGACAAATTGGAGCCAGATGAGATTGCAGTAGAGAAAGATGAGGTTAATGTTGTTGAGAATGAAGAACTTGAGGAGGAATTATTGGAAGGAGCCAAGGCAGCAGAGGACATTGTTGAGTCTCGAGCTGCAATTGAGTCAGTTGTGATGGTGGAAGATGATTTCATTACAGTGGTGCAGACCATTGATGAAGGAGAGGTCTCTGGACACAGTGTACGCTTCTCGGCCCCCAATGAAGAGGAACGTCCAAAACTCCTcgatgaagaagaggaggaggagtcTGTGGAGATGGCACAAGAAGTTGAAATAGAGGCTGCAAGTGTAGAAGAAATTGTAGATGTCCCAGAGCAAAATGAGCCTCCAGTTTGTCCAGTTAAAGAGATAGAAATACAAGAGAGTGAAGCACCATCTCAAAGCTATGATGACTACAAAGATGAAACTACCATTGATGACTCCATTTTAGACAGCTCCTGGATGGACACGCAAG CAGACGATGATAAGAGCTTAGCAACTGAGAAGATTGAGCCTCTACCCAAAGCCAGCCCTGTCAAGAAACCGCATGCAGAGAAACCGGTCAAACAGAAAACTAAGGGCAGCAGGGTCAAAGGACGAATCATGACCCCTGAGCGTAAACATGTTCGCAAGGAGCCGGTGCCCATCCAGAAAGAAGagatgaagaagaaaaaag CTGTGATTAAGAAGCCtgatttcacaaaaaaatctgatattcaGACGTGCTCTCCTTCGCGGAAGGGTGTTGTAAAGACTACCGTAAGGCACCCTAGACCTACCCAACATCACGCGTGTGTTAAGCGGAAACCCACAG TATCTGCAGATGGACGACTGCCCTTCAGTGTGGCCAGGCACTCCAGAGATCGGGCATCT ACCTCCAATTCCACAACACTAACAAAGATCCCCACCTCTAAAATGCGGGCAGCGGCCTTGGTGCCAGCCCGACCTTACACCGTCTGCTCCTCCAATAAAAACAGCCCAATGGGGGAGGGGGATCTTAATGAGCCCCGCCCTTCTTCAGCGGGTCAACAAGTTTCAGTAAACGTACTTGTAGTTAAG GATGGTGGATCTCGGAGCCCAGAGAAGAGGTCGTCCCTGCCACGGCCAGCATCCATACTTACTCGCCGCCAACATACAGGTGACCATGAGGAGAGCTCCACTTCTATCACCAGCTCTGGGTCCACAGCACCACGCAGGCCAACAT CGTTCCGTACTGAAGTCAGAGCAGAGCACAGGACAGGCAGGTCTTCTAGTATGACAG GCACAGAGGCTGCTCGCTCCCGCTCTGTTGGCAACTCCACACCCCGTACACCCGGCTCAACTGCCATCACTCCTGGCACCCCTCCAAGTTACTCCTGCCGTACCCCAGGGACACCTCGTACTCCAGGCACCCCTAAATCCCTCAGCCTGCTGTCCCAGGAAAAGAAAGTGGCCATCCTCCGCACACCTCCAAAATCCCCTGCCACTACACCCAAACAGCTGCGCATCTTAAACCAGCCGCTTCCTGACCTCAAGAACGTCAAGTCCAAGATCGGTTCTACTGACAACATCAAGTACCAGCCCAAAGGGGGCCAG attcaaATTTTAAACAAGAAGCTGGACTTAGGTCACGTATCGTCAAAGTGCAGATCCAAGGATAATCTGAAGCATTCACCTCAGGGAGGCAAT GTGCACATTCCGACCAATAAGATTGACCTAAGTCATGTGACCTCTAAGTGTGGATCATTGGACAACATCCGCCACAAGCCAG GGGGCGGTAATGTGCGCATTGGGAGCGTGAAGCTGGACTTTAGAGAAAAGGCCCATGCAAAGGTGGGTTCACTCGACAATGCCCACCACACTCCCGGAGGAGGACAGATACAG ATCGAAAGCCATAAGCTGATGTTCCGGGACACGGCAAAAGCACGGGTGGATCACGGGGCGGATATTGTGATTGAAACGGCTGGGCTGTCGGGCGGTACCTCCCCCCACCGTCACAGCCACATGTCCTCATCCGGAAGCATCAACATGCTTGAGTCGCCACAGCTGGCCACACTGGCGGAGGATGTGACCGCCGCCCTGGCTAAACAGGGCTTGTGA
- the map2 gene encoding microtubule-associated protein 2 isoform X15 yields the protein MADGRQPEDSAPQWSTPGAQGSSSPGGHGENGFSSSYRACQPGGAHAGSATAYAKENGFNGDLTSGHAVTAEQVSARIVQEVTAEAVAVLKGEQELNPDSAVRLPSVEDSANLPPSPPPSPAAEHFGPLEQDVGDEEEAGPLRRFQNSRERCKFLAPSISVSVPEDDPYHSDEEYYEHPLFSPEWTRSGSRPPGQAAAFRQIEALKMEAERTDPIGMDFTESAMHLDDLPSYESLARDTDMPESPFAKTYPMRDFELPPSGLGHAKEPLEAPLERPDGQSCDVIEPLTEKTCDLSNIHKTESGHAQDKQMEVTAMAKPDELEGDMKDKSGMSAYFETTTIKTDAARSQGEGYYELSTTSEEQKVSLGNLPLPEISYSSLAQTQFLEVNPDLSKSTADTIKTTSPVDRRDDSRLSPGKLALEQRSYSLNITIGAMDHDVQGRPRNFSPLATDIMSHTSGSLDESADYLPATTPSVDKIPQFPSTIMETTTPSSPPAQTTVSDGSKSPQAESPESPVQVKGFYKNGTVMAPDLPEMLDLAGSRSRLASDNADPEMLRRKSVPMDMTSMVSDSLEYLLKSEPSQMAAKREMQLEEQGYCVFSEYSGPMPSPADVHSPMDTSPHIFNTVISEEKELGFVGERECLWSDDLKTEELVAPQVKEEEVMRSKEDSFERESAVAEKSTTETQQDKVDPFKAETLQEISVTSPENENEHLDKQIETFITPKVTVTLEDAKPDLDAIFAAETEAEIADYERQIRKLEMEDRPLSMEEERELQELREKVKNKPDLVHQEAYEEVDAEDVYQLTGVAKDRIARPLRPSPASSVESATEEEKIHIVETEKPKSPEVLKADPNRLSPVGSFEKYFREERPSEQEVKQKDTVESLKEKAVEEQPTPAFSKTEEKPSEQQVIQKDTIVESLEEKPVEEQPHPVPSETAEAPVDTTVIQEIEEDVEIAEEPEEIIPETKPALEEKPVADKLEPDEIAVEKDEVNVVENEELEEELLEGAKAAEDIVESRAAIESVVMVEDDFITVVQTIDEGEVSGHSVRFSAPNEEERPKLLDEEEEEESVEMAQEVEIEAASVEEIVDVPEQNEPPVCPVKEIEIQESEAPSQSYDDYKDETTIDDSILDSSWMDTQADDDKSLATEKIEPLPKASPVKKPHAEKPVKQKTKGSRVKGRIMTPERKHVRKEPVPIQKEEMKKKKAVIKKPDFTKKSDIQTCSPSRKGVVKTTVRHPRPTQHHACVKRKPTVSADGRLPFSVARHSRDRASTSNSTTLTKIPTSKMRAAALVPARPYTVCSSNKNSPMGEGDLNEPRPSSAGQQVSVNVLVVKDGGSRSPEKRSSLPRPASILTRRQHTGDHEESSTSITSSGSTAPRRPTSFRTEVRAEHRTGRSSSMTGTEAARSRSVGNSTPRTPGSTAITPGTPPSYSCRTPGTPRTPGTPKSLSLLSQEKKVAILRTPPKSPATTPKQLRILNQPLPDLKNVKSKIGSTDNIKYQPKGGQIQILNKKLDLGHVSSKCRSKDNLKHSPQGGNVHIPTNKIDLSHVTSKCGSLDNIRHKPGGGNVRIGSVKLDFREKAHAKVGSLDNAHHTPGGGQIQIESHKLMFRDTAKARVDHGADIVIETAGLSGGTSPHRHSHMSSSGSINMLESPQLATLAEDVTAALAKQGL from the exons AACAAGTGTCAGCGCGGATCGTGCAGGAGGTAACAGCTGAAGCGGTCGCGGTTCTCAAAGGAGAGCAGGAGCTGAATCCGGACTCTGCCGTCAGGCTGCCCTCAG TGGAAGACTCTGCAAACCTGCCGCCCTCTCCTCCACCGTCTCCGGCAGCAGAGCATTTTGGACCGCTGGAACAAG ATGTAGGGGATGAGGAGGAAGCAGGTCCTCTCCGCCGCTTCCAAAATTCTCGCGAGAGGTGCAAGTTCCTCGCCCCCTCCATCTCAGTGTCTGTGCCTGAGGATGACCCCTACCACTCTGATGAGGAATACTATGAACACCCTTTATTCAGCCCAGAGTGGACGCGCTCGGGCTCTCGCCCCCCAGGGCAGGCCGCCGCGTTTAGACAGATCGAAG CTTTGAAGATGGAAGCGGAGAGGACAGATCCCATTGGCATGGACTTCACTGAATCTGCAATGCACCTAGATGATCTCCCATCCTACGAGAGTCTTGCCAGAGACACAGATATGCCAGAAAGCCCCTTTGCTAAAACATATCCCATGCGGGATTTTGAATTGCCTCCAAGTGGCCTGGGTCATGCCAAAGAACCTTTAGAAGCTCCATTGGAAAGGCCTGATGGGCAGAGTTGTGACGTGATAGAGCCTTTAACCGAAAAAACATGTGACTTAAGCAATATACACAAGACTGAATCAGGTCATGCACAAGACAAACAAATGGAAGTCACAGCCATGGCAAAACCTGATGAACTAGAAGGGGACATGAAGGACAAATCTGGAATGTCTGCTTATTTTGAGACCACTACAATTAAGACCGATGCTGCCAGGTCTCAAGGGGAAGGTTATTATGAGCTGAGTACTACATCGGAGGAGCAGAAAGTCTCTCTTGGTAACCTCCCGCTTCCTGAAATCAGCTACAGTTCCCTAGCTCAAACACAGTTCTTGGAAGTCAATCCGGATCTTTCAAAAAGTACTGCAGACACAATTAAGACTACTTCACCGGTAGACAGAAGAGATGACAGTAGGCTGTCTCCTGGAAAACTGGCTCTAGAGCAGAGAAGCTACTCTTTGAATATCACCATTGGTGCAATGGATCATGATGTCCAAGGGCGACCCAGGAACTTCTCTCCGTTAGCTACCGACATCATGTCTCATACTAGCGGGAGCCTTGACGAATCTGCTGATTATCTTCCTGCCACCACTCCGTCAGTGGATAAAATACCTCAATTTCCTTCTACGATCATGGAGACAACTACTCCATCATCTCCACCTGCCCAAACCACAGTCAGTGATGGCAGTAAGAGTCCACAAGCTGAGTCCCCAGAATCACCTGTCCAAGTGAAGGGCTTTTACAAGAACGGCACAGTCATGGCCCCAGATCTGCCTGAAATGTTGGATCTGGCCGGATCGCGATCAAGGCTAGCATCTGACAATGCTGATCCAGAAATGTTGAGGAGGAAGTCTGTTCCTATGGACATGACTTCTATGGTGAGTGATTCCTTAGAATATTTACTGAAAAGTGAGCCGAGTCAAATGGCCGCAAAGAGGGAAATGCAACTGGAGGAGCAAGGTTATTGTGTCTTTAGTGAATACTCTGGTCCTATGCCATCCCCTGCAGATGTGCACAGTCCAATGGATACTTCTCCTCATATCTTTAACACTGTGATTTCAGAGGAGAAGGAACTTGGTTTTGTTGGTGAAAGGGAGTGTTTGTGGTCTGATGATCTGAAGACAGAAGAGTTAGTTGCACCACaagtaaaagaagaagaagtAATGCGAAGTAAGGAAGATTCATTTGAAAGAGAGAGTGCAGTTGCTGAAAAATCTACTACTGAGACTCAGCAAGATAAAGTTGATCCCTTCAAGGCTGAAACTTTGCAAGAAATTAGTGTAACGTCACCTGAAAATGAGAACGAACACTTAGACAAACAAATTGAAACTTTTATTACCCCAAAGGTGACTGTTACTCTGGAAGATGCAAAGCCTGACCTTGATGCTATATTTGCAGCTGAAACAGAAGCCGAAATAGCTGACTACGAGAGGCAAATACGCAAATTAGAAATGGAGGACCGCCCTTTAAGCATGGAGGAGGAAAGAGAGCTCCAAGAGCTCAGAGAGAAGGTTAAGAATAAACCAGACCTTGTTCACCAGGAAGCCTATGAAGAGGTTGATGCGGAAGATGTGTATCAACTCACTGGAGTTGCGAAGGACAGGATTGCCAGACCTCTCAGACCATCCCCAGCATCTTCAGTAGAAAGTGCTACAGAGGAGGAGAAAATCCACATTGTTGAGACTGAAAAACCTAAATCACCAGAGGTTCTAAAAGCAGATCCTAATAGATTATCCCCCGTTGGATCTTTTGAGAAGTATTTTAGAGAGGAGAGGCCTTCTGAGCAGGAGGTAAAGCAGAAAGACACAGTGGAATCCCTCAAGGAGAAAGCTGTTGAGGAGCAACCAACACCAGCTTTTTCAAAGACAGAGGAGAAACCTTCTGAGCAACAGGTAATTCAGAAAGATACTATCGTGGAGTCCCTTGAAGAAAAACCTGTGGAGGAGCAACCTCACCCAGTACCTTCAGAGACAGCGGAGGCTCCTGTAGACACCACTGTAATTCAAGAAATTGAGGAAGATGTTGAAATTGCTGAGGAGCCTGAAGAGATCATCCCAGAAACAAAACCAGCCCTAGAAGAGAAACCAGTGGCAGACAAATTGGAGCCAGATGAGATTGCAGTAGAGAAAGATGAGGTTAATGTTGTTGAGAATGAAGAACTTGAGGAGGAATTATTGGAAGGAGCCAAGGCAGCAGAGGACATTGTTGAGTCTCGAGCTGCAATTGAGTCAGTTGTGATGGTGGAAGATGATTTCATTACAGTGGTGCAGACCATTGATGAAGGAGAGGTCTCTGGACACAGTGTACGCTTCTCGGCCCCCAATGAAGAGGAACGTCCAAAACTCCTcgatgaagaagaggaggaggagtcTGTGGAGATGGCACAAGAAGTTGAAATAGAGGCTGCAAGTGTAGAAGAAATTGTAGATGTCCCAGAGCAAAATGAGCCTCCAGTTTGTCCAGTTAAAGAGATAGAAATACAAGAGAGTGAAGCACCATCTCAAAGCTATGATGACTACAAAGATGAAACTACCATTGATGACTCCATTTTAGACAGCTCCTGGATGGACACGCAAG CAGACGATGATAAGAGCTTAGCAACTGAGAAGATTGAGCCTCTACCCAAAGCCAGCCCTGTCAAGAAACCGCATGCAGAGAAACCGGTCAAACAGAAAACTAAGGGCAGCAGGGTCAAAGGACGAATCATGACCCCTGAGCGTAAACATGTTCGCAAGGAGCCGGTGCCCATCCAGAAAGAAGagatgaagaagaaaaaag CTGTGATTAAGAAGCCtgatttcacaaaaaaatctgatattcaGACGTGCTCTCCTTCGCGGAAGGGTGTTGTAAAGACTACCGTAAGGCACCCTAGACCTACCCAACATCACGCGTGTGTTAAGCGGAAACCCACAG TATCTGCAGATGGACGACTGCCCTTCAGTGTGGCCAGGCACTCCAGAGATCGGGCATCT ACCTCCAATTCCACAACACTAACAAAGATCCCCACCTCTAAAATGCGGGCAGCGGCCTTGGTGCCAGCCCGACCTTACACCGTCTGCTCCTCCAATAAAAACAGCCCAATGGGGGAGGGGGATCTTAATGAGCCCCGCCCTTCTTCAGCGGGTCAACAAGTTTCAGTAAACGTACTTGTAGTTAAG GATGGTGGATCTCGGAGCCCAGAGAAGAGGTCGTCCCTGCCACGGCCAGCATCCATACTTACTCGCCGCCAACATACAGGTGACCATGAGGAGAGCTCCACTTCTATCACCAGCTCTGGGTCCACAGCACCACGCAGGCCAACAT CGTTCCGTACTGAAGTCAGAGCAGAGCACAGGACAGGCAGGTCTTCTAGTATGACAG GCACAGAGGCTGCTCGCTCCCGCTCTGTTGGCAACTCCACACCCCGTACACCCGGCTCAACTGCCATCACTCCTGGCACCCCTCCAAGTTACTCCTGCCGTACCCCAGGGACACCTCGTACTCCAGGCACCCCTAAATCCCTCAGCCTGCTGTCCCAGGAAAAGAAAGTGGCCATCCTCCGCACACCTCCAAAATCCCCTGCCACTACACCCAAACAGCTGCGCATCTTAAACCAGCCGCTTCCTGACCTCAAGAACGTCAAGTCCAAGATCGGTTCTACTGACAACATCAAGTACCAGCCCAAAGGGGGCCAG attcaaATTTTAAACAAGAAGCTGGACTTAGGTCACGTATCGTCAAAGTGCAGATCCAAGGATAATCTGAAGCATTCACCTCAGGGAGGCAAT GTGCACATTCCGACCAATAAGATTGACCTAAGTCATGTGACCTCTAAGTGTGGATCATTGGACAACATCCGCCACAAGCCAG GGGGCGGTAATGTGCGCATTGGGAGCGTGAAGCTGGACTTTAGAGAAAAGGCCCATGCAAAGGTGGGTTCACTCGACAATGCCCACCACACTCCCGGAGGAGGACAGATACAG ATCGAAAGCCATAAGCTGATGTTCCGGGACACGGCAAAAGCACGGGTGGATCACGGGGCGGATATTGTGATTGAAACGGCTGGGCTGTCGGGCGGTACCTCCCCCCACCGTCACAGCCACATGTCCTCATCCGGAAGCATCAACATGCTTGAGTCGCCACAGCTGGCCACACTGGCGGAGGATGTGACCGCCGCCCTGGCTAAACAGGGCTTGTGA